Within the Salvia hispanica cultivar TCC Black 2014 chromosome 4, UniMelb_Shisp_WGS_1.0, whole genome shotgun sequence genome, the region ACACCAACATGAACACCAGCACCACAACTCCAATCCAACAGGCACAAGCCCTCCTCCTCTTCATCTGCTTAGCACGATCGAGCTCCTTCGTCCCGCCCCTCACATCCTTAGCAGCACTCACCACATTCTGCTCAATGTTATTCAAATTGTCAGCCTGAGCCTCAACCATCACAGCCATATCAAGAAAAACTTGATGCAGCTCAACCAAGCTCTTCTGCAAGTCTGTGACTGCCCCGTGCCTCTGCCTATTCTCTTCAAACAACTCCCCTTTCCCATCATCCAATATCATCTTCTCAACCATCTCATCGCTCGGCTCCTCCCCCGTGGCACTGCAATACCTCGCCTTAACCCCTTCCCTATGCTCCTGAACGATCCTCTCTCTCAAACACTGAAAATCATTCATCACCTCCTTCAATTTGATCCTCAATCCGTGTGTTACGCCGGTCCTCGTGCGATCCACGTGGCTCCCCTGTCGGTACTCCGCAGAGATGCTCCGATTAGCCACGTTGGACTTATCGAGGGATTCCAGCCGGGATTTGATGCTCTTGGCTTTTCTAAGCAGCGTGACCATGTCGGAGTTGATCTGATCCCTAAATCCTCGGAGGATTTTTGAGGTTTGGTTTGATTTGGAGTGTTCGTTGAGGTGTTGGAGATGGAGGAGGAGGTTGGTGATTTCGTCCATCTCGGACTTGACTGCGCCTACTTCTTCGAAGAATTTGGAGAGGTTTAATTCGTGGGAAGGGTCGAGTTGCCCCATCTCGAGATCCTTCATCGCTTGTTTCTTCAGATCGACGTAACTCAGAAACGACTTCGTCATTAGGTCATTCATCTTGCTGCTTCTGCACAAGACGATTATTGAAACGAGAAACggaaattaagtaaatttgtgtgaattatttttaccAGTGAGATGAAATTGATTCGACGGTAGGAGCTTTTATGGTTGACTTGAACAGCAACCTGCAACGATTACAACCGGAACAATGTTGATATCAATAGAGAGTGCAATAAAAAGAACAAGTGCTCTGTAATGGAAGAATGGGAATTCAACCTTTTCGTAAAGAAAGGGATCGTGATCTCACACGATAGTGTTCCAAGGCAAGATTGGGaattttccaaatttaaattcGGGAAGGAAATGAAACTATTTAATAGCCGTTGCGATTTTGCGTAACCCTATTTTGCCCGTTAGGGTGTGTCTATACCTAGTACTCCTAATCCTACAACATAGAGATGCTGTAGGTGATCCTCACTGCTAATACTCCTCCGTTTAataaaaacgttttatttttccatttaataaaaacattttattttttttcacttgttacgaaaaaataatactaataaatagttaaagtggaaaaaataaagtatcatAGAGAATAATATACGAAAGACcactctactttttcttcactcTAACTCTTTATTACTCCGCgaatagaagtctcatttatttttggcacgggttttaagaaatgttaaaaaaaatacatagaagaaaattagttaaatatgAGTATcgtttgtatatattaattttaaatgatagtatttaatttgaatgagttagtgaaattttAGGACTATTACCATTACATCTATAGCAATGATGGCagaaagttagtgaaatatggggAAGTTTATGACCGGTTTCCAGTTACGTGAGGACCGTTTGGAAGACAAACGCTATATAGAAAGGCCCAGCCACAGCTTGCTTCATGGAGTTGTATTGTAGTATCcactttgttttcaatttgCGGCCAAACTGTCCTTCGATAAAGCAGCTACACGAATGCATTGTTTCTTGATTGCTACTGGAGCACATTTTTAGTTGTAAGTATGCAGATCTCCTTCGGCATGTGAATTAAAAGTTATGTATGTAACGAAAAAAGATGAGCAAAGCTGTTTAAACACAACAGCCTCTCTCAACTAATGTTAATGTTAGAGGGATACATAagcaaaaaaatagtactagtgtTCTAGGTTTTCTCATTGTAAAAGTACcaaataatgttttattttctcaagTAGAGCGATCGGTCCCTTAAAACCAACACAGAATCTTAAGTACTACTCCTAGGTTGATGAGTTTTTCCAAGTATAATATCTCATGCAATCAACAAAGAAcctgaaaatatattttagaaatgGACGTGGACTAAACAACCCAAACacaattttaccaaaattgCAGTTCACCTCAATCTCAAACAAATCTACTGTCCAAGACTCCAAATTGTCTTATCAAGACCAGGAATTTCTAAACCACTTTAATCTTTAAAAGCATTAGACaagcaaaattcaaaaatcagaCAGGGATGAGGCAAGATCACAATTAATCCttgttaaattatattaaCCCTTTCagaagaaattataaaaagcCAACGCGGCATATGTCAATAATTGGCAGGGACAAAAGCCGCCTCCACCTAGAAATACAAACCAAAGACAACACCTCTTTCAAATAACCAACTGCAGACCTAAAAGAAAGCAACGgaacaaaaacatgaaataataaaaaatgggaAACATGACATTTAGGAGAACTCGAGAATTGTATGCTTAAGTAATAACATTacatatagtagtaaaaaGTAGACAACGAAACCTTAATATCTTTCAGTGTTGAAACACAATCATAAATGCTTAAAGAGACGGAAATCTAATTCGACAAAATCCCTCCCAGGCTCCACAATACCCATATGAAGCTACATCTAGGTGTTGGTTGCCCTGGTGTAAATTTGTTGGCTTGCATGAGCAGAGACCATTCTGATCAAACCTCTTGCCATCAACTCTCTGATGGCCTTCCTCGCAAGGGATCCACTAATCTGTTACATGaacaaacaagtgatgaatAAGCAGAATTAATGTTGTAATCATCATTCAACAAATAACCCCATAGCATCTAGCATCCACTCAAACAGCTGATCAATAAGCAGAAAGGcaatcacaaaatatacatGGTCAAATATGCTTTCTCTATTGAATTGGGGTTAAAAATGATCAATTCTGAGGAAGTCAATctggagtataaattaagaataaaagagaaatgataGAAAACGTGAAATTCCATTTACATCTAGAGAAATCGTGATGTATATCCTTCTAAACCCCAACACGACATTCTAGCGACATAAACATGatctataattaaaaaactaaccACAgatgaaacaaaaacaatgaaCCAAGACAATTGCGATCTCAACTACAGTCATATCaattgaaatgagaaattacCCTGAGACGATCCGATAGAACGGAAGGAGTGATGAGCTTGTACTTGGGCGCCTCAGTCAGCAGCTTATCGTACGTGCCCTTATCGAACAAAACCATGTTGTTTACCTTCTCCTTTTGCTTTCCCTTGCTCCACTTCTGCAATAATTACAATTCCAACAAAATCAGATATCCGATACACAAGCAGAGatatcaaactaaaaaaaaagcactCAAATAGATTGGTTATAaccttcttcttctgcttGCCTCCGCCGGATTTCGCTGGCTTCGACGAGGGCGGGGGAGCCTTATCCTTCTTCGGCGCCTGcaaatctcaaaaataaaGCAGAATTAGCGATCATGGTAAGAGAAGAGAGCGGCGACGTAACGTACCATGGTTGAGGTTGTTGCGCGGCGGAGGATATCTGATTTAGATTTGGAAGACGTAGTTAGGGTTTTATTTGTGAACGCCCAAACTATCACTTCTTTTCCAAACGGGTTTAGGGTTAGAGATTGGCCCGTTAAAGTGCTTAATGGGCTTTCACGACCCCACTGTTCCTACTCCTTATCCTTTTCACTTTAATTCTAAAGCAAACTAGTATGAAACTGAAGCCcattaccaaatttaatttccaagtttattttaaattttacaagtGCTTGTTCAAGCCCATTacccaaataaaataaaataaaaaaagtgtatTTGCTCATTATATAAAGTTTACTAATGTTAAAAGCTTCTCCGATTAGTATACACTAGTCTTTGCATACACTAGAGAGAATACCATTTGATTATTGGGGTTTTCTTAtgaatgtaaaaataaaaccattGTGTGATGTTGaacttttaatttcacaacttcCATCCATAGAATGATAGAATTGTCCACTTCCATTGTTTATGACTCTTTTAGCAGTTTGTGAAATAATTTCTTGATTATGACTTTTCTAAGTGCATCATGAACGCATGAATATGCCTCATTATAGTTTATTGTTAGTAAGATGCTTAACCATTATTTTAAACCCAGTGTGAAAAAagactgaaaaagaaaaattggacAGCATATATTTGCAATGGAATCCAACTGAAAAATGCCTTAATCCACCGTGTacatcatttataaaaaattatttatgacaaAGTGAAACATGCATCCACTACTTGTTGTGTTGGTGCAGAATGGGCAAACCTTGATCTTgtgtaatagtagtattatgcAAATTGAACATATGCCGCAAATTGCGCTCTAATTGGCCAACAGCAATAAATTCGACCCTTGAGAATTAGTACTCTACTGATTAGATCACCTCATTTGATTTGTGCATGTATATATCTCTCATTGCAAGCATATTACCTCATGTCACACAAGAATCTGATGATTTTCACTGAAATAATAACGAATCAAACAGTTTTAAgggaataattaaaatactagaTAGTACTCATGTTGTTTCCATACTTATTCACAGAATATAGACTTGGTAGTCAATTTATAATAGCAACTAGGTTATCTTTTACCTGTTTCCTTATCTCTTCCTTATGCCTTTTCAGAAGCATATACATTCATTATCACTTACaaatgtttaatattttattagaagCATATTATCTTCTAAGATCTTAAGATTAAGATTTAGGACCCAAACGTGCATGAACTCCACATTtggaaatgtttcattttcttaagAGTGAAGTAGCGTACACTTAGCATAATTTTAGCTATATATACTTTGCTGATGGTAAATTTTACCCTTTTTATTACAATAACTATGATAGACATTACTTTTATTAcagatatttttattctttattataGTTTTACACAGAGAGAATAGTGAATTAAGAGCTAATCACAATAGCATttcctctctctcaatttaaactTGACTGTAGTTGGTCGACCGTATAGACGtgtatttatctttattttcatattcattattattgtggtaaaagattgattttttttactactcctactTTGCAGGGTCTTGATTTAACCTTCCAATAATGCGTGGATAATTTCACCTCCACGTGTAACTCTCTCAAATGTTGATGCTTTCATCTTATAAGAGATAATGATGATCACccttatataattaatgaacagattaaatttcatcaaactggattataaattgttaattaattcCTTGAGTTAGTAATATTGCTAGTTTAAATGTCAATAAGTACTATTAATTCAATGCATGATGTTAACCAGTATACAATTTCCCAATAAGTGTTTACAAATTACTCCCATctacatttcataaaaataaaaataaggatgttttctttttctgacgtctgtcctataaaaatagcatattattctaaaaatattatgcaaTTCATGGCCAATTTGAACTACTCGATAAATAATTGCaacctaaatttttttaaccaATTATGAATAAGAGTTTATAATAACTTTATATATTTcgattcattcatttttcttcctAAGTAAGAAATTGCCACGTATTTCCTCTTTTTGTTCTGAAAAACTAACATTCAGACCCACAACTAATAATGGTCTACAATTGCCCTCCAAAAAGCTAGTTATCCAACTGCAATGAGGAGATCTGGGAGAAtcgacaaaataaaaaatatggataattttgttatattgtGTTAGTAATTGGATATTTAGTCaagttttttttctattgGAGTTTCTTTTAATCTGATTATATGTGTATGTTTACTACATTAACTCTATAGTGATATAGTcaccaaataatttatacgAACAACATAAAAAGGTTGAAATAACATGATTCATATCAGTGCTTGTTGAAAATTAATCTGAAGTTGTTAAGTTGAAAATCATTATTTGCAAAAACAATGtagtacttccttcgtccATGATTAAATCTTATATCTGACCGTtgcgaattttaagaaattatttgactttataaaaagtgggataaaatttttagtaatgtcggtcatacttttatgataaaatatgagtagaatgagttaatggaatattggACCCACTTATCAACTTTAGTAAAAGCGAAATGAGATAGTTAATGTGGACGGatgaaaaggaaatatgaaatatttaatggcggacggagatAGTAAATCTTTCAATTTGCAGCACTGCAGCAAGAGTGCATAACGCAGGAGTGTATAACGATGCAATGGATATTTTGTTGTAGTATTTTGATAGAGTTTTTTCCCGAGTTTATATATTGCGAATTTCACATTTGGTCAAGAATTTGATTTACAAGGCAATTTTGTCCATTCACGCCAAAATGAACAGTTTTTAACTTTGTAAACAGTTTAAGTAAAATGAGTATTTTAACGGAGtatctattaaaattaaaagtgaatattttcgtagatgttaaaaaaaaggctaagtctattttttatattccattattaatgatattaatttgtaggagtatttctaaatataccaTTCGCATTTCGAAAAGAATTTTCGAGTGTTTCAACAGAAATTAAGGGATGGAAATAAAAGtgtcataataaaataaattattaagtaATTTGACATCAACTTAGTGATGAagtgcgttatattgctaactttttaagttgctaactctgctaactcatcaatgcagtgtattaaaaatatcgacacggtgacattaaaatgtatattgaaatgtcaacaaaattatgtgttgacatttttaatacaatgcATTGATAAATTAACAGAGTTAACAATTTAACAAAGTTAACAATTCATCATACCTCACTTAGCGATACTATTATCTTTTGAGTCTGAAATtgtatcttattttttaaaatataagtaattcTGTCTTTATTTTGTATTCCAAAAGATAAACTGTTTATAGTGACATACTAATCATGTGTACGAGTTGTAAATCGACCACCACTCCtaattataagtatttatttatcgACATAATTGGATTTATTAATCAACATTTATTAATAATCTATATTTTACAAATCATGATTTGAAGTTTAGCTCAATGGCagtggaaaaaatatttgtggTCGTTGTAAcgttagtagtatttaaatcAACTGATCAACATCActgatcaattttatttttatcgttGGCTTTACTTTAACTAAAAGTAAAAGTCTACTTTCGGAATGCAAatcttaatttaaaacattgattTAGGACTTGAACCATGAACGTGGCAATTTATCTGATCTCTTCACCACTCACTTATAATgcattttactaatattttagtgtggtaattagaatttaaaagCTAATATTGGATCTGTCGCGATCATTTAATCTATCATTGCCTGAGAACTATACGATCAAATTAATATGTGGAAGCTTCCACACaagaaatgttattttttactagtatattaGTTGAACTATAgaaaatatgcatattatttctctctaaagaatgataaaattaaaaactgatGAAACCAAAAGTAAAAAACGGGATCATATTAAACACGATCGATCTTTCGTtgtactataaattataattattgcaTGTATTCACTATTCATCAGTGATACATGGTCGTCTCTTCACTCCTGATATTGCCTATCGGTAAAGTACTATtatgggccactcaccccttaaaaggtcTCATAAAGAGGAGGATTACCCATTtttaatatggtatcagagcggacTCAAGCCGATGATGGatcttttctctttatctcttctctagTCTATtcacgtgatggaagtccgatgtgtcattccggcccacacaTGAGGAGacgtgttaaaattctaatatctcgTCCCACATCAATCCATAACATATGCCTTGTGTCCGTGCAAGCCACTAATGATTATTGGTAGAAAATCGATGTGAGCTATAGAAAGCTGGCCATAAGCAGGAGATGAGACGAAGAAAGAGTGAGAGAGTtgataattgatatatatGGAAGGGATTTTCATTAATGATTGATTATGATTTTGAGAGTATGGGTTGTGTGTCTAGGCGGTGTTTGGTTTCGTAGATAAAATAGTATCGAGATATACTCAAAGATAATTTTAGTTGAAGTGGATTGGCTATGACaaattattaacataattatcCATCTGgtattgagttgtgagattcaatctTATGACTCAAAcacactatattttataaacaatcttgcaaactgaACAATCTCATAGTGGttcaaaatattagtactatgcAGTATATGTGTATCATGTGTGTATGCATAAACGTGGAGTGAGTTTAGGATTTAATATATGAACAATCTCATAGTGTTTGGAAATTTTAGTACTATGCAGTATATGTGTATCATGTGTGTATGCATAAACGTGGAGTGAGTTTAGGATTTAATATATGAACAATCTCATAGTGTTTGGAAATTTTAGTACTATGCAGTATATGTGTATCATGTGTGTATGCATAAACGTGGAGTGAGTTTAGGATTTAATATATGAACAATCTCATAGTGTTTGGAAATTTTAGTACTATGCAGTATATGTGTATCATGTGTGTATGCATAAATGTGGAGTGAGTTTAGGATTT harbors:
- the LOC125222871 gene encoding syntaxin-112, producing MNDLMTKSFLSYVDLKKQAMKDLEMGQLDPSHELNLSKFFEEVGAVKSEMDEITNLLLHLQHLNEHSKSNQTSKILRGFRDQINSDMVTLLRKAKSIKSRLESLDKSNVANRSISAEYRQGSHVDRTRTGVTHGLRIKLKEVMNDFQCLRERIVQEHREGVKARYCSATGEEPSDEMVEKMILDDGKGELFEENRQRHGAVTDLQKSLVELHQVFLDMAVMVEAQADNLNNIEQNVVSAAKDVRGGTKELDRAKQMKRRRACACWIGVVVLVFMLVCLIAIFF
- the LOC125218798 gene encoding 40S ribosomal protein S25-2, yielding MAPKKDKAPPPSSKPAKSGGGKQKKKKWSKGKQKEKVNNMVLFDKGTYDKLLTEAPKYKLITPSVLSDRLRISGSLARKAIRELMARGLIRMVSAHASQQIYTRATNT